The Bombus affinis isolate iyBomAffi1 unplaced genomic scaffold, iyBomAffi1.2 ctg00001103.1, whole genome shotgun sequence genome includes a window with the following:
- the LOC126928576 gene encoding uncharacterized protein LOC126928576 isoform X5 produces the protein MWSYFADAAGMCRSRGCLALLRLHFVCPVIALLMSVNRTRCLPSLCTCCMLYFLCSPRLYRIMDTDMSGAVECKKKKRNRGKRRPFVPPVVEVVDTNACGKVRFPEEIPDGVLEAYLFLFYFPSYPRILIISIYMNN, from the exons gtggtcgtattttgctgatgctGC TGGAATGTGCCGGTCGCGTGGCTGCTTGGCCTTGCTGAGGTTGCATTTTGTGTGTCCGGTGATCGCCCTGCTGATGTCGGTGAATCGTACGAGGTGCTTGCCGAGTCTTTGCACGTGTTGTATGCTCTATTTCTTATGTTCCCCAAG GTTATATCGAATCATGGATACTGACATGTCTGGAGCTGTAGAG tgtaagaaaaagaaaaggaatagAGGGAAGCGCAGGCCGTTCGTACCTCCTGTGGTCGAAGTGGTAGATACAAATGCCTGCGGCAAGGTCCGTTTTCCGGAGGAAATTCCTGATGGAGTGTTGGAAGcctatctatttctattttattttccatcttaccctcgtatattaattatatctatatatatgaataattaa
- the LOC126928576 gene encoding uncharacterized protein LOC126928576 isoform X9 encodes MALVTDTSGMCRSRGCLALLRLHFVCPVIALLMSVNRTRCLPSLCTCCMLYFLCSPRLYRIMDTDMSGAVECKKKKRNRGKRRPFVPPVVEVVDTNACGKVRFPEEIPDGVLEAYLFLFYFPSYPRILIISIYMNN; translated from the exons ATGGCCCTCGTTACTGATACCAGTGGAATGTGCCGGTCGCGTGGCTGCTTGGCCTTGCTGAGGTTGCATTTTGTGTGTCCGGTGATCGCCCTGCTGATGTCGGTGAATCGTACGAGGTGCTTGCCGAGTCTTTGCACGTGTTGTATGCTCTATTTCTTATGTTCCCCAAG GTTATATCGAATCATGGATACTGACATGTCTGGAGCTGTAGAG tgtaagaaaaagaaaaggaatagAGGGAAGCGCAGGCCGTTCGTACCTCCTGTGGTCGAAGTGGTAGATACAAATGCCTGCGGCAAGGTCCGTTTTCCGGAGGAAATTCCTGATGGAGTGTTGGAAGcctatctatttctattttattttccatcttaccctcgtatattaattatatctatatatatgaataattaa
- the LOC126928576 gene encoding uncharacterized protein LOC126928576 isoform X6, which yields MWSYFADAAGMCRSRGCLALLRLHFVCPVIALLMSVNRTRCLPSLCTCCMLYFLCSPRLYRIMDTDMSGAVECKKKKRNRGKRRPFVPPVVEVVDTNACGKVRFPEEIPDGVLEAYLFLFYFPSYPRILIISIYMNN from the exons TGGAATGTGCCGGTCGCGTGGCTGCTTGGCCTTGCTGAGGTTGCATTTTGTGTGTCCGGTGATCGCCCTGCTGATGTCGGTGAATCGTACGAGGTGCTTGCCGAGTCTTTGCACGTGTTGTATGCTCTATTTCTTATGTTCCCCAAG GTTATATCGAATCATGGATACTGACATGTCTGGAGCTGTAGAG tgtaagaaaaagaaaaggaatagAGGGAAGCGCAGGCCGTTCGTACCTCCTGTGGTCGAAGTGGTAGATACAAATGCCTGCGGCAAGGTCCGTTTTCCGGAGGAAATTCCTGATGGAGTGTTGGAAGcctatctatttctattttattttccatcttaccctcgtatattaattatatctatatatatgaataattaa